One window from the genome of Phycisphaerales bacterium encodes:
- a CDS encoding glycosyltransferase, with product MNEERSHGIRVLHAPTDVGGHPSGLVAAEKALGAQSMLAVLQRSWLGYPVDIDLNLGQTNRWNRLTKRVLFGLKSISRHDVFHFNFGQSFLPRLGSHGIDLPLLRAAGKTVVMTYQGCDARQVGYCQKNFSLSCCGQQQGEGLCHPRDDASKANNISYVSRSAHRVFCLNPDLLHVVPQAEFVPYAAVNPDVVKVVPSEKKAKLKILHAPTNRAVKGTKVIEEAASALEGEFDLEWLFIEGIPHQQAMELYKQADLVIDQLRVGWYGAFAVEMMAMGKPVMCYIRQEDLEYIPEQMRNELPLIQVNPENLLATLRANLRDVEGLRKAGQESRRFVEKWHDPKKIAAAMLRVYSDPSQTFWECWNQVSESELR from the coding sequence ATGAATGAAGAACGCTCGCATGGAATTCGGGTTTTACACGCGCCTACTGATGTCGGCGGACATCCGAGCGGTCTTGTTGCAGCAGAGAAAGCACTCGGTGCACAGAGTATGCTTGCAGTATTACAACGATCGTGGTTGGGATATCCAGTTGATATTGATCTGAATCTTGGGCAAACGAATCGATGGAACCGTTTGACTAAACGGGTCCTATTCGGACTTAAATCAATATCTCGTCACGATGTGTTTCATTTTAATTTTGGACAGAGCTTTTTGCCTCGACTCGGATCTCATGGTATTGATCTTCCGTTACTGCGCGCAGCGGGTAAGACAGTGGTGATGACATATCAGGGGTGTGATGCGAGGCAGGTTGGTTATTGCCAGAAAAACTTTTCGTTATCTTGTTGTGGTCAGCAGCAAGGCGAGGGCTTATGTCATCCTCGTGATGATGCGAGCAAGGCGAATAATATTAGCTATGTGTCCAGATCAGCGCATCGAGTGTTCTGCCTGAATCCGGATCTCTTGCATGTGGTCCCTCAGGCCGAATTTGTGCCATACGCTGCAGTCAATCCTGATGTCGTAAAAGTGGTTCCCTCAGAGAAAAAAGCGAAGTTGAAGATTCTGCACGCACCAACAAATCGCGCGGTTAAAGGGACCAAAGTTATCGAAGAGGCAGCGAGTGCTCTTGAAGGTGAGTTTGATCTCGAATGGCTGTTTATCGAGGGCATTCCTCACCAGCAAGCAATGGAGTTATATAAGCAAGCAGACTTAGTTATTGATCAACTGCGGGTTGGATGGTACGGGGCATTTGCAGTCGAGATGATGGCAATGGGTAAGCCTGTCATGTGCTATATAAGACAAGAAGATCTGGAGTATATTCCAGAACAAATGCGAAATGAGTTGCCGTTGATTCAGGTAAACCCAGAAAATCTCTTGGCGACATTGCGTGCAAATCTCCGAGATGTAGAAGGGCTACGAAAAGCAGGACAAGAGTCACGGCGATTTGTTGAGAAATGGCATGATCCAAAGAAAATTGCAGCTGCAATGCTTCGCGTTTATTCAGATCCAAGCCAGACATTCTGGGAGTGCTGGAATCAGGTTTCTGAAAGTGAATTACGATGA
- a CDS encoding NAD(P)-dependent oxidoreductase, which translates to MKYAIVGASGFIGRHLLKRLKEQGHDVIGYDIHPCERTGVLPIDVCNDGIVIAPGTEVVVYLSQSPHYRSFPEQADNLFGVNVVGAARVAAAAKKSGARLFVYASTGNVYTDSFAAMNEQTPLRRDNAYALSKVMGEDVVGAIAGEMQTLTIRIFGAFGPGQENMLVPGLAGRIKKQQAITLQRHPANIEDEGGLVVSLIYINDLLIGLEALIGGMLSGTIRDNVINVGGPNGVSIREIGMGIGQALGIEPIFELAEATRPFDLIADVKRLCSLVDISFTSLSKALQETVNSYE; encoded by the coding sequence ATGAAGTATGCAATTGTTGGAGCCAGTGGGTTTATTGGAAGGCACTTGCTGAAGCGCTTGAAAGAACAGGGGCATGATGTCATTGGATACGATATTCATCCTTGCGAACGTACGGGTGTCCTGCCGATTGATGTTTGTAACGATGGTATTGTGATCGCACCTGGAACTGAGGTGGTTGTCTATTTATCACAATCCCCACATTACCGATCGTTTCCAGAACAGGCAGATAATCTATTTGGCGTGAATGTTGTCGGTGCGGCTCGAGTAGCAGCTGCAGCGAAGAAGTCGGGTGCCCGCCTGTTTGTTTATGCTTCAACAGGTAACGTATATACAGATAGTTTTGCTGCCATGAATGAGCAGACACCACTTCGTCGTGACAATGCATATGCACTTAGTAAGGTGATGGGTGAAGATGTCGTGGGTGCGATTGCTGGTGAGATGCAGACGCTGACCATACGAATTTTCGGCGCGTTTGGCCCAGGTCAAGAAAATATGCTGGTTCCGGGTTTGGCAGGTCGTATCAAAAAACAGCAAGCGATCACTTTGCAGCGTCATCCAGCCAATATTGAAGATGAGGGGGGGCTTGTTGTCTCACTGATCTATATTAACGATCTGCTGATTGGATTAGAAGCGTTGATTGGTGGCATGTTGAGTGGAACGATTAGAGATAATGTCATTAATGTCGGTGGTCCAAATGGTGTAAGTATTCGTGAAATAGGAATGGGTATTGGCCAGGCCCTTGGTATTGAGCCTATTTTTGAATTGGCTGAGGCGACACGGCCATTTGATCTAATAGCGGATGTAAAGCGTCTCTGCTCTCTTGTTGACATTTCGTTTACTTCTCTGTCAAAGGCGTTGCAAGAGACCGTGAATAGCTATGAATGA
- a CDS encoding glycosyltransferase, with product MTKLIHVLLMMVIRTLGCFRTRRKKKRVLRSLWVGHPVLNMGINARAECLLGIDARSLVFEHDHIRGAFTYDLAKWRRLPIIGRLSPYGVLLWAIWKFDRFHFYCDRGILVSPEPFTFNWDELELLKKIKKEVFCWAYGGDVRSRERTESLGQYNCCMECPQPGSFCICNKETGDRYAERIRNNTTAVFSMGDMIHYTPGSINDIFYWPVELDVESGNKYKPHVPSADSTTALCVVHAPNNRAYKGTRFLMSAVERLQQEGVLIELQLIENLSNEEALKLYQQADVLFDQCLIGFHGYTAQEGMALGKPVICYIRDPERYLLDSEACPILSANPDQLEDTLRDLANNRMRVHQLGAAGRKYIEQHHTPVHFAARLHRAYKQLNVEAGQLP from the coding sequence ATGACAAAGCTCATTCACGTTTTGCTTATGATGGTCATTCGAACCTTGGGGTGTTTTCGAACACGTCGCAAAAAGAAGCGAGTTCTTCGCAGTCTTTGGGTCGGGCATCCAGTGTTGAATATGGGTATTAATGCACGGGCTGAGTGCTTGCTGGGAATTGATGCACGATCGCTGGTTTTTGAACATGATCACATTCGTGGTGCGTTTACCTATGACTTAGCCAAATGGAGGCGCTTGCCTATCATTGGGAGGCTTAGTCCATACGGTGTGTTGTTATGGGCGATCTGGAAATTTGATCGGTTCCACTTTTACTGTGATCGTGGCATTCTTGTATCGCCAGAGCCATTCACGTTTAACTGGGATGAGCTTGAGCTCCTGAAAAAGATTAAGAAAGAAGTATTCTGTTGGGCATATGGAGGCGATGTTCGTTCTCGTGAGCGCACCGAATCGCTCGGGCAATATAACTGTTGTATGGAGTGTCCCCAGCCAGGATCGTTTTGTATTTGTAATAAGGAAACAGGTGACAGATATGCAGAGCGAATAAGGAATAATACAACTGCTGTGTTTTCAATGGGTGATATGATTCACTACACGCCAGGCAGTATTAACGATATATTTTATTGGCCGGTAGAACTCGATGTAGAAAGTGGTAATAAATACAAGCCGCACGTACCGAGCGCGGACTCTACTACTGCGTTGTGTGTAGTTCATGCTCCGAATAACCGCGCCTATAAGGGAACTCGCTTTCTGATGTCGGCGGTGGAAAGATTACAGCAAGAGGGCGTGTTGATTGAGTTACAGCTTATTGAAAACCTATCGAATGAAGAGGCGTTGAAGTTGTATCAACAGGCCGACGTTCTCTTTGATCAATGTCTAATTGGTTTTCATGGTTATACCGCTCAAGAGGGGATGGCCTTAGGGAAACCTGTTATTTGTTACATTCGAGATCCAGAGCGATATCTACTCGATTCTGAAGCTTGTCCCATCTTGTCTGCGAATCCTGATCAGCTGGAAGACACCCTTCGGGATCTTGCCAATAACAGAATGCGCGTTCATCAGCTTGGTGCAGCTGGGCGAAAGTATATTGAACAACACCATACGCCAGTGCACTTTGCCGCACGTTTGCACCGGGCCTACAAGCAGCTCAATGTTGAAGCAGGTCAGCTACCCTAG